A genome region from Clostridia bacterium includes the following:
- a CDS encoding PqqD family protein, translating to MKIVVEKEIIKTRLDDEMAILNQKNGKYFSLNKTGIRIFELLQECGETEKVINIMLDEYSIDESLLRRDFDNIMSQMLKAELVVLS from the coding sequence ATGAAGATTGTTGTCGAAAAGGAGATCATTAAGACACGTTTGGATGATGAAATGGCAATACTCAACCAAAAGAATGGAAAGTATTTCAGTCTGAACAAAACCGGAATACGTATATTTGAACTTCTGCAGGAATGCGGAGAGACGGAAAAAGTCATTAATATAATGCTTGATGAGTATAGCATAGACGAAAGTCTATTAAGACGCGACTTTGACAATATTATGTCTCAAATGTTGAAAGCAGAACTGGTGGTGCTGTCTTGA
- a CDS encoding lasso peptide biosynthesis B2 protein, translating into MKAITGFLKLSHPQRLVALRLLWYIIRAEFILRFIPYATVQKIVFTKKPLRRPSSPEPLHTLNCHLRLLDMVCRNLPWIPTCLRKAIALHDSLAAHGIDSTIRIGVCRIQGNLSAHAWLECCNLEVLKNGTYSSLY; encoded by the coding sequence TTGAAAGCCATTACAGGCTTCCTTAAACTTTCACATCCTCAACGTTTAGTCGCTTTAAGGCTTTTATGGTATATTATCCGTGCTGAATTTATTCTCCGGTTTATTCCTTATGCCACTGTGCAAAAAATTGTCTTTACAAAAAAGCCTTTACGCCGCCCCTCTTCTCCTGAACCGCTGCATACTCTGAACTGCCATTTAAGATTATTGGACATGGTATGCAGGAACCTTCCATGGATTCCCACTTGCTTGCGAAAAGCAATTGCATTACATGATTCACTGGCTGCACATGGTATAGATTCAACTATCAGAATCGGGGTCTGCCGCATACAAGGCAATCTGTCTGCCCATGCGTGGCTGGAATGCTGCAACCTGGAAGTGCTTAAAAACGGGACATATAGCTCACTATACTGA
- a CDS encoding asparagine synthase-related protein, protein MLAGFTGKIYFDGYKASIDDAKVLLQNMHMPEGLYTELKICGALALAAAIPVSTKNAGLDMITIGREDMILAGAGSLYNREELIEELACSHNATDLQLMWAAWQKWGADAPVRIEGDWMLAAYDSSSMELLLARSWGHSSLYFFRGDEFLAFATHPGSLAGLPGIPHEPDIQVITQMLCAVPLAPEATCWKGISQLLPASRIDVKHRRIHEHVWWRPSQVRQIRIKDKREAVDRFSVLYSEAVKKRLRSQSEVGATLSAGLDSSSVCVLAARGLIPYGKVLHTWTAAPRYPDEACSFGSWLTDERTLASKAISAEGNVRHTIVDAAGVSPIESIRMQILRTGRPQVSAANQYWIDKILTLAAESGCSVLLTGQFGNSTVSWSPHKITLLPKWKYYPHTPWKDYLRLVRQKSGRTMRKIRKTIHDCRYSVKQEYPLLNLQFVSSELFRSCTGCVQDTNSVDHASIAEVNMNLFDIWYHNSYWNGVEVRDPTMDIKLTEFLLSLPDSMFFQDGMDRRMMRIGMEGILPDEVRLNKHRGQQSSDIVPRVRNFRHHVLQAIACIESSLLACGLLNIANMRLILQRIIKGETGFDIMKDCSRILLPGLSAGLFLASFDTDFDMTVPLEFGKVYY, encoded by the coding sequence GCATATGCCTGAAGGCTTATATACTGAACTGAAGATATGTGGTGCGCTTGCTCTTGCGGCAGCTATCCCTGTCAGTACAAAAAATGCAGGATTGGATATGATTACTATCGGGAGAGAGGATATGATTTTGGCAGGAGCCGGCTCGCTTTACAACAGGGAAGAGCTGATAGAAGAACTGGCTTGCAGTCATAATGCAACAGATTTGCAACTCATGTGGGCTGCCTGGCAGAAGTGGGGTGCAGATGCACCGGTGCGTATTGAAGGGGATTGGATGCTTGCAGCTTATGACAGCTCAAGCATGGAGCTGCTGCTGGCCAGATCATGGGGACATTCTTCCCTCTACTTTTTTCGTGGAGATGAGTTTCTGGCCTTTGCAACACACCCGGGCTCGCTTGCTGGGTTACCCGGCATACCGCATGAACCGGATATACAGGTTATTACCCAGATGTTATGCGCTGTACCGCTGGCTCCGGAGGCTACCTGCTGGAAGGGTATAAGCCAGCTCCTACCTGCTTCCCGAATTGATGTAAAACATAGAAGGATACATGAACATGTCTGGTGGAGGCCCTCACAAGTAAGGCAAATCAGGATAAAGGATAAAAGGGAAGCTGTTGATAGATTTTCAGTACTTTATAGCGAGGCTGTCAAAAAACGTTTGAGGAGTCAGTCGGAAGTTGGTGCTACGCTTAGTGCAGGATTGGATTCGTCTTCAGTATGTGTATTGGCGGCACGAGGACTAATTCCTTATGGAAAGGTTCTGCATACATGGACGGCGGCACCACGTTACCCTGATGAGGCATGCTCCTTTGGCTCCTGGCTTACTGATGAGAGAACTCTGGCTTCCAAAGCCATATCAGCGGAAGGAAATGTCCGGCATACAATAGTAGATGCTGCAGGCGTAAGTCCTATTGAGTCGATCAGGATGCAGATACTTCGTACTGGAAGACCTCAGGTGTCAGCTGCAAATCAATATTGGATAGATAAAATACTTACACTGGCTGCAGAATCTGGTTGCAGTGTACTACTGACAGGCCAGTTTGGAAATAGTACAGTTTCATGGTCTCCCCACAAAATAACACTTTTACCGAAGTGGAAGTACTATCCCCACACCCCGTGGAAGGATTATTTAAGACTTGTTAGGCAGAAGAGCGGAAGAACCATGAGAAAGATAAGGAAAACTATACACGACTGTAGATATAGTGTAAAACAGGAATATCCTCTTTTGAATCTCCAGTTTGTATCCAGTGAGTTATTCAGGTCTTGTACAGGCTGTGTACAGGATACAAACAGTGTTGATCACGCCAGTATAGCAGAGGTAAATATGAACCTCTTTGATATATGGTATCACAACAGTTACTGGAATGGAGTAGAGGTGCGTGATCCTACAATGGATATAAAGCTGACGGAATTTCTTCTTTCCCTGCCTGACAGTATGTTTTTTCAGGATGGTATGGACAGGCGTATGATGAGAATCGGAATGGAAGGGATATTGCCTGATGAGGTGAGGCTGAATAAGCACAGGGGACAGCAGTCTTCAGATATTGTTCCGAGGGTACGGAATTTCAGACACCATGTTTTGCAGGCGATAGCGTGTATAGAATCCTCCCTACTTGCATGCGGGCTGCTAAATATAGCTAACATGCGTCTTATACTTCAAAGGATAATAAAAGGAGAAACCGGATTTGATATAATGAAAGACTGCTCGAGAATCCTTCTCCCAGGATTGTCGGCAGGACTTTTTCTCGCTTCCTTTGATACAGACTTTGACATGACAGTTCCTTTGGAGTTTGGAAAAGTATATTACTAA